The Mesorhizobium sp. B1-1-8 genome contains a region encoding:
- a CDS encoding curlin: MTHTSVIAAAFAAVVGFTAVAPAMANDVNIEQYGWRNSAGGAQHGYRNRIRVYQDGRFNTAIGQQYGHRNRSVIGQQGVNNYGATYQYGSRNAAGIAQFGSNHTAILTQDGNGNIAAGVQVGHGCNADVSQGGSGNVAAFVQDCP, from the coding sequence ATGACCCACACGTCAGTCATCGCCGCTGCCTTTGCCGCCGTCGTCGGCTTTACCGCCGTCGCGCCCGCCATGGCCAATGACGTCAACATCGAACAATATGGCTGGCGCAATTCCGCCGGCGGCGCCCAGCATGGCTACCGTAACCGCATACGCGTCTATCAGGATGGCCGCTTCAACACCGCGATCGGCCAGCAATATGGTCATCGCAACCGGTCGGTGATCGGGCAGCAGGGCGTCAACAACTACGGCGCGACCTATCAGTACGGCAGCCGGAACGCCGCGGGCATTGCCCAGTTCGGCTCGAACCACACTGCGATCCTGACCCAGGACGGCAACGGCAACATCGCCGCCGGCGTCCAGGTCGGTCACGGGTGCAATGCCGACGTCAGCCAGGGCGGCAGCGGCAACGTCGCCGCCTTCGTCCAGGACTGCCCCTGA
- the csgH gene encoding curli-like amyloid fiber formation chaperone CsgH, whose amino-acid sequence MTRPDKRTAVVSAALLAVIAGGAAGATAGKDGSTSGPLRCEIRDTIQGDAILLEPLVYADRSISGTYTVSVSGGGTSGSANIRQGGAFEAHPGNPASLGRMSVGGNGASYDVELKVTAGGTSVSCVKQVAGAT is encoded by the coding sequence ATGACCAGACCGGACAAGCGAACAGCAGTGGTATCGGCCGCGCTCCTGGCTGTGATCGCCGGTGGCGCAGCCGGCGCGACTGCCGGCAAGGACGGCTCGACCTCCGGGCCGCTGCGATGCGAGATACGAGATACGATTCAGGGCGACGCCATCCTGCTGGAGCCTCTGGTTTATGCCGACAGGAGCATCAGCGGCACCTATACGGTCAGCGTCTCCGGAGGTGGCACGTCCGGTTCGGCCAACATTCGGCAGGGCGGCGCCTTCGAAGCCCATCCGGGCAATCCCGCATCGCTCGGCCGGATGAGCGTCGGGGGGAATGGCGCTTCCTACGACGTCGAGCTGAAAGTGACCGCAGGCGGGACGAGCGTCAGCTGCGTCAAGCAGGTGGCCGGCGCGACCTGA
- a CDS encoding curlin, translating into MNRQITKLIQAATLAAAIGLPLVAAPAEAGGSIGFYYSPRTARDAQALDLGLRAYSAYNGLRSGAHIRQRGRNNRAGIGQDGTGNLGIIRQEGSGHSATLRQDGNDNSYGIFQFGRNTDANVAQAGDGQSGAALLFGW; encoded by the coding sequence ATGAACCGTCAGATCACAAAGCTCATCCAAGCCGCCACGCTCGCCGCCGCAATCGGTCTGCCCCTTGTTGCCGCTCCGGCAGAGGCGGGCGGTTCGATCGGGTTTTACTACTCGCCCCGGACGGCCCGCGATGCGCAAGCGCTGGATCTCGGCCTGCGCGCCTATTCGGCCTACAACGGGCTGCGCAGCGGCGCCCATATCCGTCAGCGCGGGCGAAACAACCGTGCCGGCATAGGTCAGGACGGGACCGGCAATCTCGGCATAATTCGACAGGAAGGCAGCGGACATTCCGCTACCTTGCGGCAGGACGGCAACGACAATTCCTACGGCATTTTTCAGTTCGGCAGAAACACCGACGCCAACGTCGCGCAGGCCGGCGACGGGCAGAGTGGAGCAGCCTTGCTGTTCGGCTGGTAG
- a CDS encoding multicopper oxidase family protein has translation MTIFTRRVLLKTAAAAGLAGIGASTMGRLAGLAAAKPDPVILKTASIQARLMDGAPTRNVLTYGEAGMPPVVRMRKGEPFAAQLINGIDDPTTIHWHGIRVPNRMDGVPFLVQPYVYLGDRFDYAFTPPDAGTFWYHPHCNTLTQMGHGLTGVIVVENPNDPEFDAEVVINLRDWRLGDDGQFIEQFRPRDAAKTGTFGTVRSANWLDQPQYDAPAGGLVRLRAAITDVTRIYAFRVEGAEAAVIALDGNPVPQRFTPDALLFGPGQRLELAIRMPDDEGAIVSLRDVRGTKPKVLATLRAVGGSLRRDLRGLGALEANPVQEVDVAGAKHIALALSATAENVPGDGICGSLGYSFWAINKVPWPGDTPDPTAPLAELKLGKSYVIDMENLTPHAHPIHLHGMSFKLLSSSTRVIEPLISDTYLIQPNEKVQLGFVADNPGDWLLHCHIIEHQKTGMTSYVRVV, from the coding sequence ATGACCATATTCACGCGTCGCGTCCTTCTCAAAACTGCCGCTGCCGCCGGCCTCGCGGGCATCGGCGCCTCGACCATGGGCAGACTGGCCGGCCTCGCGGCAGCAAAGCCCGATCCGGTGATCCTGAAGACCGCCAGCATCCAGGCTCGGCTTATGGATGGCGCACCAACGAGGAATGTGCTCACCTATGGCGAGGCCGGCATGCCTCCGGTCGTCAGGATGCGAAAAGGCGAGCCGTTTGCCGCGCAACTGATCAACGGCATCGATGACCCGACGACAATCCATTGGCATGGCATCCGCGTGCCGAACAGGATGGACGGCGTGCCGTTCCTGGTGCAGCCCTATGTCTATCTTGGCGATCGGTTCGACTACGCCTTCACGCCGCCCGATGCCGGCACCTTCTGGTATCACCCGCATTGCAACACGCTGACGCAGATGGGCCATGGGCTGACCGGCGTGATCGTGGTGGAGAACCCGAACGATCCGGAATTCGATGCCGAGGTGGTAATCAATTTGCGCGACTGGCGGCTCGGCGACGATGGCCAGTTCATCGAGCAGTTCCGGCCGCGCGATGCGGCGAAAACCGGTACTTTCGGCACGGTGCGCAGCGCCAACTGGCTCGACCAGCCGCAATATGACGCGCCCGCCGGCGGCCTGGTGCGGCTCAGGGCCGCCATCACCGACGTTACCCGCATCTACGCCTTCCGTGTCGAGGGCGCGGAAGCGGCGGTCATCGCGCTCGACGGCAATCCGGTGCCGCAGCGCTTTACGCCCGACGCCTTGCTGTTCGGACCCGGCCAGCGGCTGGAGCTTGCCATCCGCATGCCCGACGACGAGGGGGCGATCGTCAGCCTGCGCGACGTTCGGGGTACCAAGCCGAAGGTGCTGGCGACGCTGCGCGCGGTCGGAGGCTCGCTCCGGCGCGACCTTCGCGGCCTTGGGGCGTTGGAGGCTAATCCGGTGCAGGAGGTGGACGTTGCCGGCGCGAAACATATTGCCCTGGCGCTCAGCGCCACGGCGGAAAATGTGCCGGGCGACGGCATATGCGGCTCCCTCGGCTACAGCTTCTGGGCGATCAACAAGGTGCCTTGGCCGGGCGACACGCCGGATCCGACCGCGCCGCTGGCCGAGCTGAAGCTCGGCAAGAGCTATGTCATCGACATGGAAAACCTGACGCCGCACGCGCACCCGATCCATCTGCACGGCATGAGCTTCAAGCTGCTGTCGTCCTCGACGCGCGTGATCGAGCCGCTGATCTCCGACACCTATCTCATCCAGCCCAATGAGAAGGTTCAGCTGGGTTTCGTTGCCGACAATCCCGGAGACTGGCTGCTGCATTGCCACATCATCGAGCACCAGAAAACCGGCATGACCAGCTATGTCCGCGTTGTGTGA
- a CDS encoding energy transducer TonB, giving the protein MTQAIMALSGIRQPRFGAGDAGRWAIAAAIVIAGHMVVAYAVQSLSFAEPDGGSPPALAIEVSPLVVAPSPEETAMLDMVTEPPDAAEETDKSTELKPVTEPAPESVVQETEPVTEPPVETEKVEEASQAEPAGQTLAAPSGRPPLDGIVPDITETVAPHVVIPLPEPKPVKAEVKASKPVEAKKKTAEKKPVKQPKQRAKKEKAAPPNTVMTASIDTKTAAKAAAPQSADVAPRSSVSPSRWNSSLAVWIRRHTRYPGAARPRRAAGQADVTFTVDSSGRVVSARLARSSGDGDLDRAALGALQGASVPAPPAELGGRVTRTAPFVFSLRD; this is encoded by the coding sequence TTGACGCAAGCGATCATGGCCTTGTCCGGGATCAGGCAGCCGCGCTTCGGCGCAGGCGACGCCGGCCGGTGGGCAATTGCCGCCGCTATCGTTATCGCCGGGCATATGGTGGTCGCCTATGCCGTGCAGAGCCTGAGCTTCGCCGAGCCGGACGGCGGTTCGCCGCCGGCGCTCGCGATCGAGGTGTCGCCGCTGGTGGTCGCGCCCAGCCCGGAAGAGACAGCCATGCTCGATATGGTAACTGAGCCACCCGATGCGGCTGAGGAAACGGACAAGTCCACCGAGCTTAAGCCGGTGACAGAGCCGGCGCCGGAGTCTGTCGTGCAAGAGACCGAGCCTGTAACGGAACCGCCGGTCGAGACCGAGAAGGTCGAGGAGGCCTCGCAAGCCGAACCGGCAGGGCAGACCCTGGCGGCGCCGAGCGGACGGCCGCCTCTGGACGGGATTGTGCCAGACATCACAGAGACCGTGGCGCCCCACGTCGTCATCCCGCTGCCGGAACCGAAGCCGGTCAAGGCCGAGGTCAAGGCGAGCAAGCCGGTCGAGGCGAAGAAGAAAACAGCCGAAAAGAAGCCGGTCAAACAGCCGAAACAGCGTGCGAAGAAAGAAAAGGCAGCGCCGCCCAATACCGTGATGACGGCGAGCATCGACACCAAGACGGCGGCGAAGGCGGCCGCGCCGCAATCTGCCGATGTCGCGCCGCGGTCGAGCGTCAGCCCGTCGCGCTGGAATTCCAGCCTGGCGGTGTGGATCAGGCGCCATACGCGCTATCCGGGCGCGGCGAGGCCGAGGCGCGCGGCGGGACAAGCCGATGTGACCTTTACGGTCGATTCGTCCGGCAGGGTGGTTTCGGCCCGGCTGGCGCGCTCCTCGGGTGACGGCGATCTCGACCGCGCAGCACTCGGCGCATTGCAGGGCGCTTCGGTGCCGGCGCCGCCGGCCGAACTCGGCGGGCGGGTGACCCGTACGGCGCCCTTCGTGTTCAGCTTGCGGGACTAG
- the exbD gene encoding TonB system transport protein ExbD, with product MAARTRETTGDDLEESHEINVTPFIDVILVLLIIFMVAAPLATVNVDVDLPDSTAAPAPRPQTPPLLTLKGDLTLAIGNDAVPRAAFAAALDGRTKGDKQTRIFLRADKAVGYGELMEVMNLLRGAGYLKVALVGLETASGSDSAASAGAMAPAPVTSGSSPP from the coding sequence ATGGCGGCCAGGACGCGCGAAACCACCGGCGACGATCTCGAGGAAAGCCACGAGATCAACGTCACGCCGTTCATCGACGTTATCCTGGTGCTGCTGATCATCTTCATGGTGGCGGCACCCTTGGCGACCGTCAACGTCGATGTCGACCTGCCAGACTCGACGGCGGCGCCGGCGCCGCGGCCGCAGACGCCCCCGTTGCTGACCTTGAAAGGCGATCTTACGCTGGCGATCGGCAATGACGCCGTGCCGCGCGCCGCTTTCGCCGCCGCGCTCGACGGCCGCACCAAAGGCGACAAGCAGACGCGCATCTTCCTGCGCGCCGACAAGGCGGTTGGATATGGCGAGCTGATGGAGGTGATGAACCTTCTGCGCGGCGCCGGCTATCTCAAGGTCGCGCTGGTCGGGCTGGAGACGGCATCCGGCTCCGACAGCGCGGCCTCGGCCGGAGCCATGGCTCCCGCGCCAGTCACGAGCGGGAGTTCGCCCCCTTGA
- the exbB gene encoding tonB-system energizer ExbB, producing the protein MSRNALLAALAASFILSAGIVPAQAQPATSAPAAQAPVQAPAAEAPVDQAPASAPATVAGEEPPSAIPLTLPHDLSPWGMFMAADIVVKAVMVGLAFASLVTWTVWLAKSLEVFGGKLRARRAANAIGNAATLIEAVRVLGHSNGLGALLVRAAEEERALSVGALDHVPGDGLKERVTSRLSRIEAAAARRMSRGTGVLATIGSTAPFVGLFGTVWGVMNAFIGISQAQTTNLAVVAPGIAEALLATAMGLVAAIPAVVIYNVFARSIAGYRQIIADASAGVERLVSRDLDFRNVPSAAALAAE; encoded by the coding sequence TTGTCGCGAAACGCGCTTCTTGCGGCGCTCGCCGCATCCTTCATTCTTTCGGCCGGCATTGTCCCGGCGCAGGCCCAGCCGGCGACTTCGGCTCCGGCTGCGCAAGCGCCCGTGCAAGCGCCGGCTGCCGAGGCACCGGTCGATCAGGCTCCCGCCAGTGCACCGGCCACCGTCGCCGGCGAGGAGCCGCCCTCTGCCATCCCGCTGACGCTGCCGCATGATTTGTCGCCCTGGGGCATGTTCATGGCCGCCGACATCGTGGTCAAGGCGGTGATGGTCGGGCTCGCCTTCGCCTCGCTGGTCACCTGGACGGTGTGGCTGGCCAAATCGCTGGAGGTTTTTGGCGGCAAGCTCAGGGCGCGCCGGGCAGCCAATGCGATCGGCAACGCCGCGACGCTGATTGAGGCCGTCCGCGTGCTTGGCCACAGCAACGGCCTCGGCGCGCTCCTGGTGCGGGCGGCGGAGGAAGAACGGGCGCTTTCGGTGGGCGCGCTCGACCATGTCCCGGGCGACGGCCTGAAGGAGCGCGTCACCTCCAGGCTGTCGCGCATCGAGGCGGCCGCGGCGCGGCGCATGTCGCGCGGCACCGGCGTGCTGGCGACCATCGGCTCCACGGCCCCCTTCGTTGGCCTGTTCGGCACCGTCTGGGGCGTCATGAACGCCTTCATCGGAATCTCGCAGGCGCAGACGACCAACCTCGCGGTGGTGGCGCCCGGCATCGCCGAGGCGCTGCTCGCCACCGCCATGGGGCTTGTCGCGGCGATCCCGGCTGTGGTCATCTACAATGTCTTTGCGCGCTCGATAGCCGGCTACAGGCAGATCATTGCCGACGCCTCGGCCGGCGTCGAGCGGCTGGTCAGCCGCGACCTCGATTTCCGCAACGTGCCATCGGCGGCCGCGCTGGCGGCGGAGTGA
- a CDS encoding cysteine hydrolase family protein: MITATPFDFPYDGRLVPESTALLVIDMQEDFLSPTGYFARKGYDSTPLRAILPTVKRLIAAARAAGLTVVHTRQGYRADMADMTPYETWRRKRAGLDGTDVLLRCGAGFQIVSDIEVAPQDIIVDKTCNGAFTYTDLELVLRSRGITHLLFAGCTTDVCVHSTLREACDRNFQCLTIADACASGDRYAHEAALHMVTVEDGVFGALADSAAVVTALSRLANGAS; this comes from the coding sequence ATGATCACCGCGACACCGTTCGATTTCCCTTATGATGGCCGGCTGGTGCCGGAGAGCACCGCGCTGCTTGTCATCGACATGCAGGAAGATTTCCTCTCGCCGACCGGCTATTTCGCCAGAAAGGGATATGACTCGACGCCGCTGCGGGCCATTTTGCCGACGGTCAAACGGCTGATCGCGGCAGCCCGCGCGGCCGGCCTCACCGTTGTCCACACCAGGCAAGGCTACCGCGCCGACATGGCCGACATGACGCCTTACGAGACATGGCGCCGCAAGCGGGCCGGACTGGACGGAACCGATGTCCTGCTTCGCTGCGGCGCCGGTTTCCAGATCGTTTCCGACATCGAGGTCGCGCCCCAGGACATCATCGTCGACAAGACCTGCAACGGCGCCTTCACCTATACCGACCTGGAACTGGTGCTGCGCTCGCGCGGCATAACGCATCTGCTGTTTGCCGGCTGCACCACGGATGTCTGCGTGCACAGCACCTTGCGCGAGGCCTGCGACCGCAATTTCCAGTGCCTGACGATCGCGGACGCCTGCGCCAGCGGCGACCGGTATGCGCATGAAGCCGCGCTGCATATGGTGACGGTCGAGGACGGCGTCTTCGGCGCGCTGGCGGATTCGGCGGCTGTCGTCACCGCACTATCACGACTCGCGAACGGGGCGAGCTGA
- a CDS encoding putative quinol monooxygenase: MTGAFRNGGEEFFSCIAGRWDACRDWPFDRYSSVAEIFSPAPFRSRHRVRLDGCDDYGSHDGLRRQDKWSQAMSTAVTLINVFTAKPGKQQDLAKTLAEGTRNFFSKQPGSLSSSVIVGGDGSKVVNISQWRSAEDIAAFRSDPRFADYMKTIMEHGTGESVMGHASYSHTGGIED, translated from the coding sequence ATGACGGGTGCCTTTCGGAACGGCGGGGAGGAATTTTTCTCGTGCATTGCCGGTCGATGGGACGCTTGTCGTGATTGGCCCTTCGATCGCTATTCGTCGGTGGCCGAAATTTTTTCGCCTGCGCCGTTCCGTTCCCGGCATCGTGTTCGTCTTGACGGTTGCGACGATTACGGAAGCCACGACGGCCTCCGCCGCCAGGACAAATGGAGCCAAGCCATGTCGACCGCTGTGACCTTGATCAATGTCTTTACCGCCAAGCCCGGCAAGCAGCAGGATCTCGCGAAAACCCTTGCCGAAGGAACGCGGAACTTCTTCAGCAAGCAGCCGGGCTCGCTGTCGTCCTCCGTGATCGTCGGCGGCGACGGCAGCAAGGTGGTCAACATCTCGCAATGGCGCTCGGCCGAAGACATCGCCGCCTTCCGCAGCGATCCCCGCTTCGCCGATTACATGAAGACGATCATGGAGCATGGAACCGGCGAGAGCGTGATGGGACATGCCAGCTATTCCCACACGGGCGGAATCGAGGACTAG